The Sparus aurata chromosome 10, fSpaAur1.1, whole genome shotgun sequence genome includes the window AGGACCACAAGTATGAATCATGTCTTCATGTGATTCTactgtctgattgttgtttcttgCTCCTGGTGTTGAACTGAATCCTCAGCAGGTAGTTTCATCTCTGGAGCAGCTGGACTGAGATTATAATCTGCTTTGTGAGGAGacacatgacatcactgctgcactTTGTTGTAACATTCAGTCTGCTTTTAAAATGACTCTACTTGTGGTGGAGCTGCAGTCAGTGGAGAGGAAACCACAGCAGGGTGAGagtcagtcagagaggaaggaggagggtcTGACTGATGTGACCATGAAGTGATGAAGTGTAGATGTCATATGAGTCGGTGTTAGGATGGAGGAAACACGTCTGCTGCGTCTGCTCTGTAAGTACACTCACACATCAGCtggaagaagaaacacacactttgttttgtgGAACATGAACAGACGTTAGTGTCCATGTTACTCTGACAGGACGTCACTTTTCacactgttgctttaaaaacaacatgagctgatgatgtttctttgatacgactgtcctcctctgtgtttcctctcaaaCCAACCGGagtgtcttttgtctttagttGTGACGTCACTGCTGAGCGGCTGCACACACCAAGGTgagaacacttcctgtgtgactGATGAAGAGTTATTTAGTCCCTGATAGAACAGTTAGTGTTCAGGACGCTGTTTATGGAGGGAAATAGTTTGCACATACAATAAAAGAGTGAAGACTGTCTGGATGTCCACAGACTGGACGCTAAAGATAAATGTGCTGctataaaaatgtcattgtgaaaGCAGGACTGCACACCATGCAGCACcatgcagcagctgacagagaaagtgcagaaacaatattgacatgtgagacacatgaagtcacatctgctgtgtgtttgacacCAACTCTGAGAGTTCCATTTAAAACATGAGGAGACTCAGAGCCTAATACACAGAGGAGATCAGTGCAGGTCAACAAGGTCTACAGAgactggaagaggaagaagagacactTCTGTCCAAACTGACCATTATCATCTGTAACcacatctctctgtctcgtcctccagcctctctgaagATCAGTCCTCACAGATCTCAGCTGTTTGTAGGagagtctgtctctctgaggtgtgaggaggacgacagctctgatggatggACGGTGACGAGGAACACGAGTGAAGGAACCAGGACTCAGTGTGGAGCTGGCTGGGGAAGAAAAGATGGTTCTTCCTGTAACATCAGCTCTGTGAGGACATGGCACAGTGGAGTTTACTGGTGTGAGTCCACAGGCGGAGCAGCCAGTagcagcatcaacatcactgtcactggtaaGATGAGGCTGTTGTAACTCCAGCAGGTCTGAACACTGAGTCTGTCTTTCACCTTTTCACTTTGGCTGAgcctgagagagacaaagacaagaagacagacaggtgaccttCAGGAGGCAACAACACTGGGTGGAGCACTGAGTCTGCCTCCTCAACATGTTGTTCATCTGTCAGTCTGAGATTATGTTCAACATGTAGAGATGATAAATCAGCTCCATGTGCCAAATGTTTCTCCAGAGAGATTGTTGTGATGAAGTGTTGCTGAGTacaggacaggacagtgagACTGCTTGTGTGAGTCAGAGGATCCATCAAGCTGAGTTTGATGCTGTGAAATCACACTTTAACCTGCCGATGTTAGCAGCACACGTTTGTcaacacactgtctgtttctactgatcacaacatcaccagactcccttaactaATGTACtgatttaagagttgttgagtgaggagagactcgacaaactttgtgaaacacaacGACAAATTCTGAATGCTTTTTAAGCTGAGCCTTCAGAACCGCCCTGCAACGACCCGGTTCTACTGCAGCAGAGGACGAGACCACACCACAAACTTTATGTCCCCGGTCACTGCAGCACTGGGTACAATGTACCagtagctacatgctaacaggctaatctAACCTGTAGAAACATGAGGTTATCTGTTGTGTAGCTGTGACAGGCTGCTACCTGCATCCTGTCATCACCTTCACACTCACAACAGGAACACACAACTGGAAtaacatgtttgtctgtgtgttgaggtggagcagtgatcctgcagagtcctgtcctccctgtgatggagggagatgatgtcactctcaCCTGTACAACAAAGACCTCCAACCTCTCAGCTGCTTTCTATAAAGATGGCTCCTTCATCAGGACTGAGCCTACAGGTCACATGACCATCCACCATGTTTCCAGgtctgatgaaggactcta containing:
- the LOC115590053 gene encoding Fc receptor-like protein 5 — encoded protein: MEETRLLRLLFVTSLLSGCTHQASLKISPHRSQLFVGESVSLRCEEDDSSDGWTVTRNTSEGTRTQCGAGWGRKDGSSCNISSVRTWHSGVYWCESTGGAASSSINITVTGGAVILQSPVLPVMEGDDVTLTCTTKTSNLSAAFYKDGSFIRTEPTGHMTIHHVSRSDEGLYKCNTISDGESPPSWISVTGKPTTIAPPPSAAPPPDSTPLFLVLLHLVVFCPYCISTVIMVSL